Genomic segment of Leuconostoc mesenteroides subsp. mesenteroides:
ATCCGTATTTAAATCTAAATCAGCAAAAATATTTTTCTTGTAGTTCCAATAACCAGCAGCACCAATCATTGCCGCATTATCCCCTGTATACTGAATTGGAACAGGTATAAATTCTGTTTTTGGAAAATCGTTCAATAGTATGGTCAATTCTTCACGTAATTGAGAGTTTGCGGCAACACCGCCGGCTAATACAAAGCTTTTAACGGGAAAGTTTTCTAGCGCTCGTTTCGTTCGACCAATTAACGCATCCACAACAGCATTTTGAAAGCTTGTCGCCAAATCATCTTGGTTGATTGTCTCTTCTTTTTGGTTGGCGTGATGCACATAATTAATTACTGCACTCTTCAAACCAGAAAAACTAAAATCATAGTTATCTTCATGTGCCATGGCAGTTGGAAATTTAATGGTTGGTTGACCTTTATGAGCCATTTCATCAATTGTTTTCCCAGCAGGATACGGCAAATTTAATAGACGCCCAACTTTATCAAAGCTTTCTCCAGCTGCATCATCACGTGTTTCACCAATGACTTCAAATTGGTTTTCTTCACGCATCAATACTAATTCAGTATGCCCACCAGAGACCATTAATGCCATCGCTGGATACTTAATCGGCTTGTTAAAATTTGCTGCCGCAATATGACCTGCTAAATGGTTAACTGGAATGACCGGCAAACCATGCGCCAGAGCAAATGTTTTCGCC
This window contains:
- the tsaD gene encoding tRNA (adenosine(37)-N6)-threonylcarbamoyltransferase complex transferase subunit TsaD, whose amino-acid sequence is MTKIISFESSADETSVAIVEDGHIVLSNSVATQINSHQRFGGIVPEVASRHHIEWITRVLDDALNTAHVDPKALDAVAVTYGPGLVGSLLVGLMGAKTFALAHGLPVIPVNHLAGHIAAANFNKPIKYPAMALMVSGGHTELVLMREENQFEVIGETRDDAAGESFDKVGRLLNLPYPAGKTIDEMAHKGQPTIKFPTAMAHEDNYDFSFSGLKSAVINYVHHANQKEETINQDDLATSFQNAVVDALIGRTKRALENFPVKSFVLAGGVAANSQLREELTILLNDFPKTEFIPVPIQYTGDNAAMIGAAGYWNYKKNIFADLDLNTDPGLDFELLQS